The nucleotide sequence ACTCTAAATTTTAAAACGAAATCAAAACAACGGATAAATTAGTCAAATCACAACAAGCTAACTTACTGATATTTAAAACGATTATTTGATAAGACTAAACTTTATTTTAGCTTAGGCTAAAACCGTAATAACATTAAAAATTGAGTTATCCACATCCGATTTAGGTTGTATTGAAATATTTTTTAGTACAACCTAAATCATTATATTTGAATTGTGAACCTAAACATGAATTAATGCCAAGCTTAACATACGCAGAAGAGAACTACCTCAAAGCGATCTACCATTTGTCTGATGGAGGCAAGAACAACGTCTCTACCAATGACCTTTCCAAAGAGATGAAAACCAAGCCCGCCTCTGTCAGTGATATGCTTAGAAAGCTTTCAGAAAAAGAGGTAATCAATTATAGAAAATACTACGGTGTTACGATCACAGAAGAAGGTAAAAAGTCTGCTTTACAAATCATCAGAAAACACCGCCTATGGGAAGTGTTTTTAGTTGAAAAATTGATGTTTAGCTGGGATGAAGTACATGATGTGGCGGAAGAGCTGGAACATATAAAATCTCCTATCCTGATCCAACGATTGGATGACTTCTTAGGCAACCCTAAATACGACCCCCATGGTGACCCTATCCCTGATGAATTTGGAGATGTCAAAGCAAGACCTAGACTTCCTTTGAATGAGTTGATGGTAAATGATGGAGGTCAAATCGTAGCAGTGAAGGACAGCAGTGCTGCCTTCCTAAGATACCTAGACAAGGTGGGAGCTTATATAGGAGCCAGAATAAAGGTACTTGACAAAGTGGAATTTGACGGATCTTTGGAAATATTGGTTGACAACAAGAAAACCCTATTCATGTCCAAAGACGTAGCAGGAAATATATTAATCATGCAAACCTCATGAAATATAGATTTCTTTTCATCATAATATGCTCCGTTCTTACCAGCTCCTGTAAGTTTGACAGAGATGGAGAAAATGGAAAGTTCCGAATTACCGCCACCACCAATATCATGGCCGATGGTGTAAAAGCATTAGTTGGTGACAGTGCTGTCGTGACTCCTGTCATGGCTGTGGGCGTAGATCCTCATTTGTATAAGGCATCGCAAAGAGA is from Echinicola marina and encodes:
- a CDS encoding metal-dependent transcriptional regulator; its protein translation is MPSLTYAEENYLKAIYHLSDGGKNNVSTNDLSKEMKTKPASVSDMLRKLSEKEVINYRKYYGVTITEEGKKSALQIIRKHRLWEVFLVEKLMFSWDEVHDVAEELEHIKSPILIQRLDDFLGNPKYDPHGDPIPDEFGDVKARPRLPLNELMVNDGGQIVAVKDSSAAFLRYLDKVGAYIGARIKVLDKVEFDGSLEILVDNKKTLFMSKDVAGNILIMQTS